Proteins from a single region of Candidatus Babeliales bacterium:
- a CDS encoding M23 family metallopeptidase, with the protein MNKIKGILYLIVFFIISYSCVSGYHYFFGTAQPTIKMEGIARDQYYGNEIPCKIYINDSYKIAEISAWLDDKPLFNKNKINTKICEYPFTISTVSLKDGQHTLKIQAENGLYNRKKTTQEVSFFVDNKLLHAAVIKNEPSYKVNQGRTLRVKLQVNKPIKQAFVEVFNKSYQCFPESKNSSIYDCFMPVMCEEKPGDYVIHIQISDLVGNTVKLDEKLQVAQFPFKRQNLKVDPEKVKKEKEIGLSDDQLEKELEVLAQKSPFEKLWNGIFYAPTEIKAISTEYGTIRVTQEKGRYMHKALDIVNAPKSIIWAPQDGRVVIKERYALSGNTVVIDHGCGILSLFYHLDDFAENLKVGMNVKQGNPLGTLGKTGYASGYHLHWEMRIHNIAVDPQQWIDQYF; encoded by the coding sequence ATGAATAAAATAAAAGGAATTTTATATTTAATCGTATTTTTTATAATAAGCTATTCCTGTGTAAGCGGTTATCATTATTTTTTTGGAACTGCACAGCCCACAATAAAAATGGAAGGGATTGCTCGTGATCAATATTATGGAAATGAGATACCTTGCAAAATATATATAAATGATTCTTATAAAATAGCTGAAATTTCAGCATGGTTAGACGATAAGCCTTTATTTAACAAAAATAAAATCAATACAAAAATATGTGAATACCCCTTTACTATATCGACGGTATCACTTAAAGATGGACAGCATACTTTAAAAATTCAAGCAGAAAATGGTTTATACAACAGAAAAAAAACAACACAAGAAGTTTCATTTTTTGTAGATAATAAATTATTACATGCTGCCGTAATAAAAAATGAACCCAGCTATAAAGTTAATCAGGGAAGAACATTGCGGGTAAAGCTTCAAGTAAATAAACCGATTAAGCAAGCTTTCGTAGAGGTATTTAATAAAAGTTATCAATGTTTTCCTGAATCAAAAAACTCTTCTATATATGATTGTTTTATGCCGGTTATGTGCGAAGAAAAGCCGGGCGACTATGTAATACATATTCAAATCTCTGATTTAGTAGGCAATACAGTAAAGCTTGATGAAAAACTACAAGTAGCGCAATTTCCTTTCAAGCGACAAAATCTTAAAGTTGATCCAGAGAAAGTGAAAAAAGAAAAAGAGATCGGATTAAGTGATGATCAACTTGAAAAAGAACTCGAAGTACTTGCGCAAAAATCTCCGTTTGAAAAATTATGGAACGGTATTTTTTATGCGCCAACTGAAATTAAGGCAATATCAACAGAATATGGTACTATCAGAGTAACGCAAGAAAAAGGGCGCTACATGCATAAAGCGCTTGATATTGTTAATGCACCAAAAAGTATTATTTGGGCACCACAAGATGGTAGAGTAGTAATAAAAGAACGATATGCATTAAGTGGTAATACGGTTGTCATTGATCATGGTTGTGGCATTCTTTCATTATTTTATCATTTAGATGATTTTGCGGAGAATCTAAAAGTGGGTATGAATGTAAAACAAGGAAATCCTTTAGGAACGCTTGGTAAAACGGGTTATGCAAGTGGATATCATTTACATTGGGAAATGAGAATACATAATATTGCTGTTGACCCACAACAATGGATAGACCAATATTTTTAA
- a CDS encoding GIY-YIG nuclease family protein, translating to MNDIKINKDNFPSLPGVYLFKNRDSEIIYVGKAKILKKRIQSYFLNKEKDWKIKSLIDEHDYIDYIVTKTEPEALLLEAQLIKDNQPKFNVLLKSGQPFVYLLFTKAPAPKLELVRNKSKKGTYFGPFLHKKQARSVYDYLLRTFRLEWCTSKIKEGCLKYHIDLCVGNCREDFNKDDYLFRIDLTINILKNNYSKSLNQLKERIKEHNKGLEFEKAKNLSEYLHNLDTIFATLKTKFSEKRYENDVFLATSPIHTRKLPDIALAKKLQDFIQSSKPIITIDCFDISHFQSNFIVGSCIRFSHGIPDKNNFRRFKIKTLTQQNDYAALQEIVSRRYKNETDLPDLIVIDGGKGQLNAIKQIINTTHVISLAKKEERLFIDRFPHGILLDINTELGKLFIALRDYAHHFAISYHRVRRKKELEGQQ from the coding sequence ATGAATGATATCAAAATAAATAAAGATAATTTCCCCAGTTTGCCGGGAGTATACCTATTTAAAAATAGGGATAGTGAGATTATTTACGTTGGTAAAGCAAAAATACTAAAAAAACGTATCCAATCATACTTTTTAAATAAAGAAAAAGACTGGAAAATTAAATCATTGATTGATGAGCATGATTACATTGATTATATAGTAACTAAAACTGAGCCAGAAGCATTATTGCTCGAAGCACAGTTGATAAAAGATAATCAGCCAAAATTCAATGTTTTACTTAAAAGTGGTCAACCTTTTGTTTATTTATTATTTACTAAGGCGCCAGCCCCAAAGCTAGAACTTGTGCGTAATAAATCAAAAAAAGGCACTTATTTTGGCCCTTTTTTACATAAAAAACAAGCGCGTAGTGTATATGATTATTTATTAAGAACATTTCGACTAGAATGGTGTACCAGTAAAATAAAAGAAGGTTGTTTAAAATATCATATTGATTTATGTGTTGGTAATTGCCGCGAAGATTTTAATAAAGATGATTATTTATTTAGGATCGATTTAACTATTAATATCTTAAAAAATAATTATAGCAAATCATTAAACCAGCTTAAGGAACGAATTAAAGAACATAATAAAGGACTAGAATTTGAAAAAGCAAAAAATTTATCAGAATACTTACATAATTTAGATACTATTTTTGCTACTCTTAAAACAAAATTTTCAGAAAAACGGTATGAAAACGATGTATTTTTGGCAACATCACCTATTCATACAAGAAAATTACCAGATATTGCTCTAGCAAAAAAATTACAAGATTTTATCCAATCATCAAAACCTATTATTACTATTGATTGTTTTGATATATCTCATTTTCAAAGCAATTTTATTGTTGGTTCTTGTATACGATTTTCTCATGGCATACCAGATAAAAATAATTTCAGACGATTCAAGATTAAAACTCTAACACAACAAAATGATTATGCTGCTTTACAAGAAATAGTAAGCCGCCGTTATAAAAATGAAACTGACTTGCCAGATTTAATTGTCATTGATGGTGGCAAAGGCCAGCTCAATGCTATAAAACAAATAATAAATACAACACATGTTATTAGCTTAGCAAAAAAAGAAGAACGTCTCTTTATAGATCGATTTCCTCATGGTATTTTACTAGATATTAATACTGAACTCGGAAAATTATTTATAGCTTTACGTGATTATGCACACCATTTTGCAATCAGTTATCATCGTGTTCGAAGAAAAAAAGAATTAGAGGGGCAACAATAA